In a single window of the Streptomyces sp. NBC_00353 genome:
- a CDS encoding aldo/keto reductase translates to MSITSLLPDRIGFGTAPLGNMFRAIPDEEAAATVQAAWDQGIRYFDTAPFYGAGLSETRLGAALAGKDRDQYVLSTKVGRVILDELETGSRDFGEKGGLFEHGSLNKIVHEWTAEATERSIEGSLKRLGVDRFDIVWVHDVAQDFHGDLWLQKFEEARTGAFRVLSRLRDEGVIKAWGLGVNRTEPIELTLALDEPQPDGFLLAGRYSLLDHEHALQRLLPMAAEHGADMVVGGPYSSGILAGGTHFEYQDAPPEIIEKVRRIKDIADRHGVSIKAAALQFALAHPVTAAVIPGATKPSRIAEDLSALHENVPADFWAELRKAGLVSPQAPLPGNA, encoded by the coding sequence ATGAGCATCACATCTCTCCTTCCCGACCGTATTGGTTTCGGCACTGCGCCCTTGGGCAACATGTTCCGCGCCATCCCGGACGAGGAGGCCGCCGCGACTGTCCAGGCCGCGTGGGACCAGGGCATCCGCTACTTCGACACGGCCCCGTTCTACGGCGCGGGTCTGTCCGAGACACGCCTCGGTGCTGCTCTCGCCGGAAAGGACCGAGACCAGTACGTCCTGTCCACGAAGGTGGGCCGCGTGATCCTGGACGAGCTCGAGACGGGTTCTCGTGACTTCGGCGAGAAGGGCGGCCTGTTCGAGCACGGGAGCCTCAACAAGATCGTGCACGAGTGGACCGCCGAGGCCACCGAGCGTTCGATCGAGGGAAGCCTGAAGCGGTTGGGCGTGGACCGGTTCGACATCGTCTGGGTGCACGACGTCGCCCAGGACTTCCACGGCGACCTGTGGCTGCAGAAGTTCGAGGAGGCCCGCACCGGAGCCTTCCGCGTGCTGTCCCGGCTGCGGGATGAGGGCGTCATCAAGGCGTGGGGGCTGGGCGTCAACCGGACCGAGCCCATCGAGCTGACCCTTGCCCTGGATGAGCCGCAGCCCGACGGGTTCCTCCTCGCCGGTCGCTACTCACTGCTGGACCACGAACACGCCCTCCAGCGGCTGCTGCCCATGGCCGCCGAGCACGGAGCCGACATGGTCGTCGGCGGCCCCTACAGCTCCGGCATCCTGGCCGGCGGCACCCACTTCGAGTACCAGGACGCACCCCCGGAGATCATCGAAAAGGTCCGGCGCATCAAGGACATCGCCGACCGGCACGGCGTGAGCATCAAGGCCGCAGCCCTGCAGTTCGCCCTCGCCCACCCGGTCACCGCCGCCGTCATCCCAGGCGCCACCAAGCCCAGCCGCATCGCCGAAGACCTCTCCGCGCTGCACGAGAACGTCCCGGCCGACTTCTGGGCCGAACTCCGCAAGGCCGGCCTGGTCAGCCCCCAGGCGCCGCTCCCGGGCAACGCCTGA
- a CDS encoding transposase: protein MFDAIAFKHRTGRPRTVLPEKFGSWKGVHNRLRKRAAGGTWEKVFTTLLAQADSDGDLNWIVAGDPTIVRAHQHAVESSRGSGRPSHLSHQTATSS, encoded by the coding sequence GTGTTCGACGCGATCGCGTTCAAGCACCGCACCGGTCGCCCGCGGACGGTCCTGCCCGAGAAGTTCGGCTCGTGGAAAGGCGTCCACAACCGCCTGCGCAAACGGGCCGCCGGCGGCACCTGGGAGAAGGTCTTCACCACCTTGCTCGCCCAGGCCGACAGCGACGGTGATCTCAACTGGATCGTCGCGGGGGACCCCACCATCGTCCGCGCGCATCAGCACGCGGTCGAGTCGTCGCGGGGCTCCGGGCGGCCAAGTCATTTGAGCCATCAGACGGCGACAAGCTCATAG
- a CDS encoding LysR substrate-binding domain-containing protein — protein MLDLRQLRYFIAVAETEHVGRAAEQLHISQSPLSRQIAQLEKKLGLTLFERTQQRIRLTRDGAVFLSEARALLRHADRLENLGRRLGRGEEGGLCIGYAPDAMHTGVLPGALRRLQEERPGIHVALYNMAASEQFEGLRQRSLDIALVREPPDSDDPVLRAAPLLEDPLLLVLPAGHPLAAQGEVTAQDLDGQPWIAIEDEGDPGWRDAFVASCVASGFTPDIRLDAPEPLTALGLVASGLGLALVQKSMVRGVTDAVVVRELPWREASVHLWAVWHHIDLRPVVSSFRETVLSHETRSEKPVAASAT, from the coding sequence ATGCTTGACCTGCGGCAACTTCGCTACTTCATCGCCGTGGCCGAGACCGAACACGTCGGCCGCGCCGCAGAACAGCTCCACATCTCGCAGTCCCCGCTCAGCCGACAGATCGCCCAGCTCGAGAAGAAGCTCGGCCTCACCCTGTTCGAGCGCACTCAGCAGCGCATCCGCCTGACCCGTGACGGTGCAGTGTTCTTGAGCGAGGCCAGAGCGCTCCTGCGCCACGCCGACCGCCTGGAGAACCTCGGCCGCCGACTGGGCCGCGGGGAAGAGGGAGGCCTGTGCATCGGCTACGCGCCCGACGCCATGCACACGGGTGTGCTTCCCGGTGCGCTGCGCCGCCTCCAGGAGGAGCGTCCCGGTATTCACGTCGCTCTGTACAACATGGCCGCCTCGGAGCAGTTCGAAGGGCTGCGCCAGCGCAGCCTCGACATCGCCCTGGTACGGGAACCACCAGACAGCGACGATCCTGTGCTGCGGGCAGCGCCCCTGCTGGAGGACCCCTTGCTGCTCGTCCTTCCGGCCGGCCATCCGCTGGCCGCACAGGGCGAGGTCACGGCTCAGGACCTGGACGGCCAGCCATGGATCGCCATCGAGGATGAGGGCGATCCGGGATGGCGGGACGCGTTCGTCGCTTCATGTGTTGCCTCAGGCTTTACCCCCGACATCCGGCTCGACGCTCCGGAGCCCCTGACAGCGCTGGGCCTTGTCGCCTCCGGCCTTGGCCTGGCTCTGGTGCAGAAGAGCATGGTGCGAGGTGTGACGGATGCTGTGGTGGTACGTGAACTTCCCTGGCGCGAGGCGTCAGTTCACCTGTGGGCCGTCTGGCACCACATCGACCTGCGCCCGGTTGTCTCCTCGTTCCGCGAGACGGTGCTGTCGCACGAGACGCGGAGCGAGAAACCGGTGGCTGCCTCTGCGACGTGA
- a CDS encoding GNAT family N-acetyltransferase, producing the protein MTGLGPVAWPPAPIRTERLVLRESEARDRAAFIELFASPEVRTYLGGPRPRDELERAVPEVPGRRHGLFVIDLDGAMIGMVALDRRDAERPGHVRPDVGEAELGYTFLPQAWGCGYAAEACAAALDWFADVLPGEPVVLCTQTANDRSMRLAAKLGFTEVERFEEYGAEQWFGVWSSVTPSG; encoded by the coding sequence ATGACTGGACTCGGACCCGTCGCCTGGCCGCCTGCCCCGATAAGGACCGAACGACTCGTGCTCCGCGAGTCCGAGGCCCGGGACCGTGCAGCGTTCATCGAGCTGTTCGCCTCGCCTGAGGTGCGCACCTACCTCGGTGGTCCTCGACCGCGTGATGAGCTCGAGCGCGCGGTGCCTGAGGTGCCCGGGCGGCGCCATGGCCTTTTCGTGATCGATCTCGACGGCGCGATGATCGGCATGGTCGCGCTCGATCGGCGCGATGCAGAGCGTCCGGGGCACGTCCGTCCGGATGTCGGGGAGGCCGAGCTCGGTTACACATTCCTGCCGCAAGCGTGGGGATGCGGGTACGCCGCCGAGGCGTGCGCGGCGGCACTCGACTGGTTCGCCGACGTACTCCCCGGCGAGCCGGTGGTGCTCTGCACCCAGACCGCCAACGACCGCTCGATGCGCCTCGCGGCCAAGTTGGGGTTCACCGAGGTGGAGCGGTTCGAGGAGTACGGCGCCGAGCAGTGGTTCGGCGTATGGTCCTCGGTCACGCCGTCCGGTTGA
- a CDS encoding SRPBCC family protein codes for MTSTSVSRVVPASPERVWQLIGGFDSLPDWLPYIPESTALEGGRVRRLANPDGEAIVERLVDFNETERHYSYAILEAPFPVVGYISTLRVHEVPGRKDVAEVQWSGRFTPQGTDEDEVVTLFTGIYRDGLDALHKTLS; via the coding sequence ATGACATCGACATCAGTAAGCCGGGTCGTACCGGCCTCCCCCGAGCGCGTGTGGCAGCTGATCGGCGGCTTCGATTCCCTGCCCGACTGGCTCCCCTACATCCCCGAGAGCACTGCTCTGGAGGGCGGCCGCGTCCGCCGGCTCGCCAACCCGGATGGAGAGGCCATCGTTGAGCGCCTCGTGGATTTCAACGAAACGGAACGTCACTACAGCTACGCCATCCTCGAAGCGCCTTTCCCGGTCGTCGGCTACATCTCCACCCTGCGCGTGCATGAAGTGCCCGGCCGGAAAGACGTAGCCGAGGTGCAGTGGTCCGGACGATTCACCCCCCAAGGGACGGACGAGGACGAGGTGGTCACCCTGTTCACCGGGATCTACCGCGACGGCCTCGACGCCCTCCACAAAACACTCAGCTGA
- a CDS encoding MFS transporter, which yields MSAADQAIPISLWRDQRFRRFWAGQSISQFGDRITELALPLIAVGALHASANQVAWLTALIWTPNLLAIVLGAWVDHRIHKRRLMVLADLVRAAVLLSLPAAYLLGAVTLSQLYAVALLTGAAGVLFNTAYPPFFAHLVPRSSYVDANSKLSASRSASYVAGPAIGGALVQALTAPVAVVVDALTFLASAILVGRVSIDEPPAEPGQAAPPLLRRAREGLVFVVRHPVLRASLGCAATVNFFTFVAGSGLIVLFASRNLGLTAGVIGMAFGIGATGSLLGAVIAPKVSRRLGVGRSIVVGAVLFPAPIAIAAAAGGPLWARAGALALAEFLSGVGVMLFDVNLNSLQADVIPDGMRSRVAGAYSTINYGIRPVGAVLGGLLATLIGLRATLLLAAVGGALSLLWLLPSPIPRIHSLTPDNPVAPDSDTGSDARPLPS from the coding sequence ATGAGCGCTGCAGACCAGGCCATACCCATATCGCTGTGGCGTGACCAGCGGTTCCGTCGTTTCTGGGCCGGCCAGTCGATCTCGCAGTTCGGCGACCGGATCACCGAACTGGCCCTGCCACTGATCGCGGTGGGGGCGCTGCACGCTTCGGCCAATCAGGTGGCATGGCTGACCGCGCTCATCTGGACCCCGAACCTGCTCGCGATCGTCCTCGGTGCCTGGGTCGACCACCGCATCCACAAGCGGCGCCTGATGGTTCTCGCCGACCTGGTGCGCGCCGCAGTACTGCTCTCCCTCCCCGCTGCCTATCTGCTGGGGGCGGTGACGCTGAGTCAGTTGTATGCCGTGGCGTTACTGACCGGCGCCGCAGGGGTGCTGTTCAACACCGCCTATCCGCCGTTCTTCGCCCACCTGGTGCCCCGGTCGTCCTACGTCGACGCGAACAGCAAGCTCAGTGCCAGCCGGTCCGCGTCCTACGTCGCCGGCCCGGCGATCGGTGGTGCCCTGGTCCAGGCGTTGACCGCTCCCGTCGCCGTCGTCGTCGACGCCCTGACGTTCCTGGCGTCCGCGATTCTGGTCGGTCGGGTTTCGATCGACGAACCGCCGGCCGAGCCTGGCCAAGCGGCACCCCCGCTGCTGCGACGTGCCAGGGAAGGACTGGTGTTCGTCGTCCGTCATCCGGTGCTGCGGGCGAGCCTCGGGTGCGCGGCGACCGTCAACTTCTTCACCTTTGTCGCGGGCAGCGGACTGATCGTGCTGTTCGCCAGCCGAAACCTCGGACTGACCGCGGGAGTCATCGGCATGGCGTTCGGGATCGGCGCCACCGGCTCGCTCCTTGGCGCGGTGATCGCCCCGAAGGTCTCGCGCAGGCTCGGCGTGGGCCGCAGCATCGTCGTGGGCGCTGTGTTGTTCCCGGCGCCGATCGCCATCGCCGCTGCTGCGGGCGGCCCCCTCTGGGCTCGCGCCGGAGCCTTGGCCCTGGCCGAATTCCTCTCCGGCGTCGGCGTCATGCTCTTCGACGTCAACCTCAACTCCCTTCAGGCAGACGTGATCCCCGATGGCATGCGCAGTCGCGTCGCGGGCGCGTACAGCACGATCAATTACGGCATACGCCCTGTGGGCGCCGTCCTCGGCGGCCTCCTCGCCACCCTCATCGGCCTCCGGGCCACCCTCCTCCTCGCTGCCGTCGGCGGAGCGCTGTCGCTGCTCTGGCTGCTGCCCTCGCCGATACCACGCATTCACTCCCTGACTCCCGACAATCCGGTGGCTCCAGACAGCGACACGGGCTCGGACGCGCGACCATTGCCTTCCTGA
- a CDS encoding ArsR/SmtB family transcription factor — translation MDSGNRLGDIEITDPQAMRALAHPVRLAILERLRQRGPATATQLAPDVGATPSVTSWHLRHLAGFGLVRDAEPGPDRRQRRWEAVARGFRFEVPEDPDDEEGRSAARVLSREMFLRSADLPNRWAAEVEPKLEPAWGRLAGLANTRVVVSADELAAIEDAIERILAPYVTRDPAARPADGRGVRLLRYTLPEAAEDQTGGTS, via the coding sequence ATGGATTCTGGTAATCGGCTGGGCGATATCGAGATCACTGATCCGCAGGCGATGCGGGCGCTGGCGCACCCGGTGCGGCTGGCGATCCTCGAACGACTACGGCAGCGCGGGCCGGCGACGGCGACGCAACTCGCGCCTGATGTGGGAGCAACCCCGTCAGTGACCAGCTGGCATCTGCGGCATCTGGCGGGCTTCGGCCTGGTCCGCGATGCCGAGCCCGGCCCGGATCGTCGCCAGCGGCGGTGGGAGGCGGTGGCGCGCGGCTTCCGGTTCGAGGTTCCGGAGGACCCGGACGATGAGGAGGGCAGGTCGGCCGCGCGGGTCCTGTCCCGGGAGATGTTCCTGCGCTCCGCAGACCTGCCGAACCGGTGGGCTGCCGAGGTCGAACCCAAGCTCGAACCGGCGTGGGGGCGGCTTGCGGGTCTGGCCAACACCCGCGTCGTCGTCTCCGCCGACGAACTCGCCGCCATCGAGGACGCGATCGAACGCATCCTCGCGCCCTACGTGACGCGTGATCCGGCCGCGCGTCCGGCCGACGGCCGTGGCGTCCGGCTGCTGCGTTACACCCTGCCCGAGGCCGCCGAGGACCAGACCGGCGGGACGTCATGA
- a CDS encoding selenium-binding protein SBP56-related protein, whose translation MTTEHAHDRDDPSDPTLYRTPADAVAAPPEKLAYVVGFDPTAQRADALFTVGTDPESPAYGRVTSHADLPGLGNELHHFGWNACSSALAHAGHHHAARRYLIVPGLRSSRLHVFDTSPDPARPRLVKVVEPEELAAKAGYSRPHTLHCGPDGVFLSCLGGADGADGPGGVALLDHESFEVLRAWESDRGPQWFAYDVWWHLRENIAVTSEWGTPSMIEDGLVPELLLGRQYGHSLHFWELDSGRHLQRVDLGDENQMVLELRPAHDPEAAWGFANTVVNVEDLSASVWLWNRAGEDFVVRKVITIPAEQAQTEDLPPALQPFGAVPPLITDIDLSVDDQWLYVSAWGTGELLQYDVSDPFHPRQTASVRLGGIVGRQPHPAEPDIPLTGGAQMVELSRDGRRVYLTNSLYSAWDAQFYPAGIDPWMVKLDADTSHGGLSVDSRFFPHGPDFLGLRVHQTRLQGGDASSDSYCYRR comes from the coding sequence ATGACGACCGAGCACGCTCACGACCGCGACGACCCCAGTGACCCGACCTTGTACCGCACTCCGGCGGACGCCGTGGCCGCGCCCCCGGAGAAGCTCGCCTATGTCGTCGGTTTCGACCCGACCGCCCAGCGCGCGGACGCGCTGTTCACCGTCGGCACCGACCCCGAGTCCCCCGCATACGGCCGCGTGACCTCCCACGCCGACCTGCCCGGCCTGGGCAACGAACTGCACCACTTCGGCTGGAACGCCTGCTCGAGCGCGCTGGCGCATGCCGGTCATCATCACGCTGCGCGGCGCTACCTCATCGTCCCGGGGCTGCGCTCCTCCCGGCTGCACGTCTTCGACACCAGCCCCGATCCCGCCCGCCCGCGCCTGGTCAAAGTGGTCGAGCCCGAGGAATTGGCAGCCAAGGCCGGATACTCGCGTCCGCACACACTTCACTGCGGCCCTGACGGAGTGTTCCTGTCCTGCCTGGGCGGCGCGGACGGTGCGGACGGGCCTGGCGGCGTCGCGCTGCTGGACCACGAAAGCTTCGAAGTGCTGCGAGCCTGGGAGAGCGACCGCGGACCGCAGTGGTTCGCCTATGACGTCTGGTGGCATCTGCGCGAGAACATCGCCGTGACCAGCGAGTGGGGGACCCCCTCGATGATCGAGGACGGCCTTGTCCCCGAACTGCTGCTGGGTCGCCAGTACGGCCACTCGCTGCACTTCTGGGAGCTGGACTCCGGTCGGCACCTGCAGCGTGTCGATCTGGGGGATGAGAACCAGATGGTGCTGGAGCTGCGTCCTGCGCACGACCCCGAGGCAGCGTGGGGGTTCGCAAACACCGTGGTCAACGTGGAGGACCTGTCGGCATCGGTGTGGCTGTGGAACCGGGCGGGCGAGGACTTCGTGGTCCGCAAGGTGATCACCATCCCTGCCGAGCAGGCGCAGACGGAGGACCTGCCCCCGGCGCTGCAGCCGTTCGGCGCCGTGCCTCCATTGATCACCGACATTGACCTGTCGGTGGACGACCAGTGGCTGTACGTATCCGCTTGGGGAACCGGGGAGCTCCTCCAGTACGACGTGAGCGACCCGTTCCATCCGAGGCAGACCGCGTCCGTGCGTCTCGGCGGCATCGTCGGCCGCCAGCCGCATCCCGCCGAGCCGGACATTCCGCTGACCGGCGGAGCACAGATGGTCGAGCTCAGCCGCGACGGGCGGCGTGTGTACCTGACGAACTCCTTGTACTCCGCCTGGGACGCGCAGTTCTATCCCGCGGGCATCGACCCGTGGATGGTCAAACTCGATGCCGACACCTCGCACGGCGGGCTCTCCGTCGACAGCCGATTCTTCCCGCACGGCCCGGACTTCCTGGGCTTGCGCGTGCACCAGACGCGCCTGCAAGGCGGCGACGCCTCCTCGGATTCGTACTGCTACCGCCGCTGA